A genomic region of Paenibacillus sp. PL2-23 contains the following coding sequences:
- a CDS encoding transposase — protein sequence MKPIFVPHADYQGFVLKQLRTHVGPGIVIINKDWPLLAKLWMTDLSPITTFLRDAYSDRGPEPRDPASMFRSFLLFLMTNPEKGLTECVNVLKRTPIYAILCGFDFDDLPGVGTFYDFFRRLWPAVDKNLKPMKQPKRKSKPKKGKKGEKAPTATPGRVKRLVTWMMRHADKRTALPADPLFEFFQSQILSVSANLGLLGDLSALSAAGDGTPIVTSAYPRSKSTCDCYAKGMIGCNHPRIYSQPDCDSGWDSAREKYYNGYHLYMMSAADSKYDLPLYPRLQPASRHDAVSLVMSMMECKQRFNLGVIDKILLDAAHDAEAIYMLLDHQNIEPFIDLNNRSKKNTATESDIQIAPTGIPICPKGNEMKPNGFDKSQNRRKWRCSVACGCSDAKYGRTYHTYSSDNLRLFPRTARGSEKWKLIYKRRTSIERSNKREKIDYKLESGRHRSTMMWYIRIYAIMICQHMDAWYVSQKDEWDKLKATICPTVV from the coding sequence ATGAAACCTATTTTTGTTCCGCATGCGGACTACCAAGGCTTTGTTCTTAAGCAACTTCGTACTCATGTTGGACCCGGTATCGTCATCATCAATAAGGACTGGCCGCTTCTTGCAAAACTATGGATGACTGATCTTTCCCCCATCACGACGTTTCTTCGAGACGCTTATTCTGATCGAGGCCCCGAACCTCGAGATCCAGCATCTATGTTTCGATCCTTTCTCTTGTTCCTCATGACCAACCCTGAAAAGGGATTAACCGAATGTGTGAATGTCTTGAAGCGGACACCTATCTATGCCATACTTTGCGGCTTCGACTTTGACGATCTTCCTGGCGTCGGGACCTTCTATGATTTCTTCAGGCGCCTCTGGCCTGCGGTAGACAAAAATCTGAAACCGATGAAGCAACCCAAACGCAAGAGTAAACCGAAGAAAGGGAAGAAAGGAGAGAAAGCACCTACGGCTACACCGGGTAGAGTGAAACGTCTCGTCACATGGATGATGCGTCATGCAGATAAGAGAACAGCCTTGCCTGCCGATCCCTTATTCGAATTCTTCCAGTCACAGATCCTCAGCGTATCGGCGAATCTGGGATTGCTTGGTGATCTTTCAGCGCTCAGTGCTGCCGGTGATGGAACACCCATCGTCACCTCTGCCTATCCAAGAAGCAAATCCACTTGCGATTGTTATGCCAAAGGTATGATAGGTTGTAACCATCCTCGTATTTACTCCCAGCCCGATTGCGACTCGGGCTGGGACAGCGCCAGAGAGAAGTATTATAACGGATACCATCTCTACATGATGTCAGCAGCTGATAGTAAATACGACTTGCCTTTGTACCCTAGACTGCAGCCTGCTTCCCGGCATGACGCTGTCAGTCTAGTTATGAGTATGATGGAATGCAAGCAACGTTTCAACCTTGGCGTCATCGATAAGATATTGCTTGATGCCGCTCATGATGCTGAGGCGATTTACATGCTTCTGGATCACCAAAACATCGAGCCATTCATCGATCTCAACAACCGTAGCAAGAAGAATACGGCGACGGAAAGCGACATTCAGATTGCTCCAACAGGTATTCCGATCTGTCCGAAAGGCAACGAAATGAAGCCAAACGGCTTTGACAAATCCCAGAATCGTCGCAAGTGGAGATGCTCTGTAGCCTGCGGGTGCTCCGATGCCAAATACGGGCGGACGTACCATACATACAGCAGCGATAATCTTCGCCTGTTCCCCAGAACCGCTCGTGGGTCGGAAAAGTGGAAGTTGATTTACAAACGCCGCACATCCATTGAGCGTTCCAACAAGCGGGAGAAGATCGATTACAAGCTCGAATCCGGTCGGCACCGCTCGACGATGATGTGGTACATACGCATCTACGCCATTATGATCTGTCAGCACATGGATGCCTGGTATGTGAGCCAGAAAGATGAATGGGACAAGCTGAAAGCTACCATTTGCCCTACAGTCGTTTAA
- the clpP gene encoding ATP-dependent Clp endopeptidase proteolytic subunit ClpP: MTIPIPYVVEQSTRGERSYDIYSRLLKDRIIFIGSEIDDTLANSVMAQLLFLTAEDPDKDIHMYINSPGGSVTAGFAIFDTMQYVKPPIHTICTGFAASFAAILLLAGAKGKRYSLPNSEIMIHQPHGGARGQASDIAISAKRILGLREKVNRIAAERTGQPIERIEKDMDRDCFLTAEEAVEYGIIDKVIVSLK, encoded by the coding sequence ATGACTATACCTATTCCTTATGTTGTTGAGCAATCTACTCGCGGAGAAAGGTCTTACGATATTTATTCACGGCTGCTGAAGGATCGGATCATCTTCATCGGCTCAGAGATCGACGACACGCTCGCGAACAGCGTGATGGCCCAGCTGCTGTTCCTGACGGCTGAGGATCCCGACAAGGACATTCATATGTATATTAACAGTCCGGGAGGCTCTGTAACTGCCGGCTTCGCCATCTTCGATACGATGCAATATGTAAAGCCGCCAATCCATACAATCTGTACCGGCTTCGCCGCCTCCTTCGCAGCCATCCTCTTGCTGGCCGGAGCAAAGGGCAAGCGTTACTCCCTGCCAAACAGTGAAATTATGATTCACCAGCCGCATGGTGGCGCCCGCGGTCAGGCCAGCGATATTGCTATTAGCGCCAAACGGATTCTAGGATTGAGGGAAAAGGTAAACCGGATAGCAGCGGAGCGAACGGGCCAGCCCATTGAACGAATTGAAAAGGATATGGACCGTGATTGCTTCCTAACAGCGGAAGAGGCCGTTGAATACGGGATTATCGATAAGGTTATTGTTTCTTTAAAATAA
- a CDS encoding EamA/RhaT family transporter, giving the protein MLLANNPHAGKLLMLGSALLTATGQLFWKWGHDHLLYMIPGFLCYGTGAILMIRAFAIEKLSVCYPLMCTSYIFALAYGSLFLGETFTIQKAAAVVLLGIGVTLTSYDK; this is encoded by the coding sequence ATGCTTTTAGCGAATAACCCTCATGCGGGGAAGCTGCTCATGCTCGGTTCAGCACTATTAACGGCTACTGGACAGCTGTTTTGGAAATGGGGCCATGACCATCTCCTTTACATGATTCCGGGATTCTTATGTTACGGGACTGGCGCAATATTGATGATTCGAGCTTTCGCCATTGAAAAACTTTCTGTCTGCTATCCTTTAATGTGCACCAGTTACATCTTTGCACTCGCCTATGGCAGCCTGTTTCTAGGAGAAACCTTTACCATTCAGAAAGCGGCCGCTGTCGTATTACTGGGGATTGGAGTGACTCTAACATCCTATGATAAGTAA
- a CDS encoding diaminopimelate dehydrogenase, with the protein MLGMMKVGIVGYGNLGKGVEKAIKQNPDMELVAVFTRREPEQLATGEVKFEHISAAEQYIGKIDVMILCGGSATDLPEQTPFMTSMFNTVDSFDTHAKIPEFYDQVHAVAKQNGKLSIISTGWDPGLFSLNRLLAQAILPEGTDYTFWGKGVSQGHSDAIRRVPGVKAGVQYTVPVQSVIERIRTGETPDLATREKHLRECFVVAEEGADQEAIRETIVSMPNYFSDYDTTVTFITEEQMQAEHQGMPHGGFVIRSGITGAGTKQIIEFGLKLESNPEFTASVLVAYARAANRMSNEGLSGAKTVFDVPFSYLSPKSPEELRRELL; encoded by the coding sequence ATATTAGGAATGATGAAGGTAGGCATCGTCGGCTACGGCAACCTTGGCAAAGGTGTCGAAAAAGCGATTAAACAGAATCCAGACATGGAGCTTGTGGCTGTCTTCACTCGCAGAGAGCCGGAGCAGCTGGCGACGGGCGAAGTGAAGTTCGAGCATATCTCGGCTGCTGAGCAATATATAGGCAAGATAGATGTTATGATTCTATGCGGAGGCTCGGCGACGGACCTTCCAGAGCAAACACCCTTCATGACCAGCATGTTCAATACGGTCGACAGCTTCGACACTCATGCGAAGATTCCGGAGTTTTATGACCAGGTGCACGCTGTAGCGAAGCAAAACGGGAAATTAAGCATTATTTCCACTGGCTGGGATCCAGGCTTGTTCTCATTGAATCGATTGTTAGCCCAAGCGATTCTGCCGGAAGGAACGGACTATACGTTCTGGGGCAAGGGCGTCAGCCAAGGCCACTCGGATGCGATTCGCCGCGTTCCTGGCGTGAAGGCAGGCGTCCAGTACACGGTTCCCGTACAGTCGGTCATCGAGCGAATTCGGACAGGCGAAACACCTGATTTGGCGACACGCGAGAAGCATTTGCGCGAGTGCTTTGTAGTGGCTGAGGAAGGCGCTGATCAGGAAGCTATCCGAGAGACAATTGTATCGATGCCGAACTACTTCTCCGATTACGACACAACGGTTACGTTCATCACGGAGGAGCAAATGCAAGCCGAGCACCAAGGCATGCCGCATGGAGGCTTTGTCATCCGCAGCGGCATCACGGGAGCTGGCACAAAGCAAATTATCGAGTTTGGGCTTAAGCTGGAGAGCAATCCCGAATTTACGGCAAGTGTCTTGGTCGCTTACGCGAGAGCGGCTAACCGCATGAGCAACGAGGGGCTAAGCGGCGCTAAAACGGTATTCGACGTGCCATTCTCTTATTTATCTCCCAAATCACCCGAGGAGCTCCGCCGCGAGTTGCTGTAA
- a CDS encoding RNA polymerase sigma factor, which produces MELHSTEKNACDWQDRQCLEVWQDILYRYCLSLTGSEWDADDLAQTVWLKALRILRECGHQNVEAFLLRIAKNSWIDHCRRQSALLDRLSRFLPDEVQLEGGSLELERIFQSLLNHCPPLQRTVFVLREGLGYSIAETAELMNTTEGAIKAALYRARQSLCAIRAELESEDVYMPHGMVEQQLLRELVEAYEEGDAEALIERMYRHSFDHVSAVGTYSSSVRSIDSPSTGQQPHMSLSMSA; this is translated from the coding sequence ATGGAGCTTCATTCAACGGAGAAAAACGCGTGTGATTGGCAGGATAGGCAATGCCTGGAGGTCTGGCAGGATATATTGTACCGATACTGTTTGTCGTTGACTGGTTCGGAATGGGATGCGGACGATCTTGCCCAGACCGTCTGGCTGAAGGCGCTGCGCATCCTGCGAGAGTGCGGACATCAGAATGTGGAAGCCTTCCTGCTGCGAATTGCCAAAAACAGCTGGATCGATCATTGCCGCAGACAATCCGCCTTGTTAGATCGGCTTTCTCGGTTTCTCCCGGATGAGGTTCAATTGGAGGGCGGTAGTCTGGAGCTGGAGCGTATCTTTCAGAGTCTGTTGAACCATTGTCCCCCTCTGCAAAGGACGGTATTCGTCCTGCGGGAAGGACTTGGTTATTCCATTGCGGAGACGGCGGAGCTGATGAATACGACGGAGGGCGCGATCAAGGCGGCCTTGTATCGGGCGCGTCAGTCCCTATGTGCAATCAGGGCTGAATTGGAATCAGAGGATGTATATATGCCTCATGGAATGGTAGAGCAGCAGCTGCTGAGGGAGCTTGTGGAAGCCTACGAGGAGGGCGATGCTGAAGCATTAATCGAACGAATGTATAGGCATTCGTTCGATCATGTATCCGCAGTTGGGACCTATAGCTCAAGCGTGCGCTCGATCGACAGCCCGTCGACTGGGCAGCAGCCGCATATGTCGCTAAGCATGTCCGCATAA